The proteins below come from a single Chiloscyllium punctatum isolate Juve2018m chromosome 20, sChiPun1.3, whole genome shotgun sequence genomic window:
- the LOC140492205 gene encoding uncharacterized protein: MEGESSVGSADKPLVCGHGLNRPSSLEAHACARGGERLCQCGDCGKRFTYPSALETHRRSHTGERPFACPECGKRFALSSTLQRHRRSHTGERPFACSECGKAFNQSSDLLAHRRVHTGERPFACPVCGERFTHGSNLQTHQRVHTGENPFTCPLCGKGFTQASNLQRHRRVHSGERPFACPECGKRFAESASLLAHGRVHSGERPFACPECGKAFTLSSTLQRHQRLHTGRRPFACSECGKAFNQSSDLLAHRRVHTGERPFACPVCGKAFAQASNLLSHRRVHTGENPFICSLCGKAFAQASNLLSHRRVHTGERPFTCTLCGKGFSRSSYLVKHQQVHS; this comes from the coding sequence ATGGAGGGGGAGAGCAGCGTTGGCAGCGCGGACAAACCCTTGGTGTGCGGACACGGATTGAACCGACCGTCCAGCCTGGAGGCTCACGCCTGTGCCCGAGGCGGGGAGAGGCTGTGTCAGTGCGGGGACTGCGGGAAGAGGTTCACCTACCCCTCGGCGCTGGAAACGCACCGGCGCagccacacgggggagaggcccttcgcCTGCCCTGAGTGCGGCAAGCGCTTCGCCCTGTCCTCCACCCTGCAGAGACACCGGCGCAGCCACACCGGCGAGAGGCCCTTCGCCTGCTCCGAGTGCGGCAAGGCCTTTAACCAGTCGTCGGACCTGCTGGCCCACCGGCGGGtgcacaccggggagaggcccttcgcCTGCCCCGTGTGTGGGGAGCGATTCACGCACGGCTCTAACTTgcagacccaccagcgggtccacaccggggagaaccCGTTCACCTGCCCcctgtgcgggaagggcttcactcAGGCCTCTAACCTGCAGaggcaccggcgggtccacagcGGAGAGAGGCCTTTCGCctgtcccgagtgcgggaagCGCTTCGCCGAGTCGGCCAGCCTCCTGGCGCACGGCCGTGTCCACAGCGGCGAGAGGCCCTTCGCCTGCCCTGAGTGCGGCAAGGCCTTCACCCTGTCATCGACCCTGCAGAGACACCAGCGACTGCACACCGGCCGGAGGCCCTTCGCCTGCTCCGAGTGCGGTAAAGCCTTCAACCAGTCTTCGGACCTGCTGGCCCACCGGcgggttcacaccggggagagaccCTTCGCCTGCCCCGTGTGCGGCAAGGCCTTCGCCCAGGCCTCTAACTTACTGAGCCACCGGAGGGTCCATACCGGGGAGAATCCCTTCATCTGCTCCCTGTGCGGGAAAGCCTTCGCCCAAGCCTCCAACTTACTCagccaccggcgggtccacaccggggagaggcccttcacttGCAccctgtgtgggaagggcttcagtCGATCGTCCTACCTGGTGAAACACCAGCAGGTTCACAGCTGA